One Nostoc sp. UHCC 0302 DNA window includes the following coding sequences:
- a CDS encoding HMA2 domain-containing protein encodes MTDQLQKNNYQIVHAIAGRIRIKVPRLKTDTNYAEKLQQAVKSLGAVTDVRINSANASMIVEYNSTETEKKPIQTELVSCIQKADNIRTGVSFSPESPKSIAEKIEKHDLVKAVSPDVEQPKNDISRLMSKSLGIQMPKESLTEIDQFPFNVDLARKVFEIGIPAPYILQPLNAELDKFEAENEKNTDLQQIKVNFEAFFKEGGLLIKGKANGKFRETLIVNPLTHKKYYSPWISITAVGSAALDVSVADETISVSLSKLSVSGASGKWYRKLVKYAFEYIFKNKILARINDALSKINGAKIQQLFFELKGDEKLRKSAQELGLTEEKLDELLKLVEVNARVSSEHLWLYVQL; translated from the coding sequence ATGACAGACCAATTACAGAAAAATAATTATCAAATTGTTCATGCGATCGCTGGACGAATTCGTATTAAAGTTCCTCGCCTGAAAACAGATACCAACTATGCTGAGAAGTTACAGCAAGCGGTAAAGTCTCTGGGTGCAGTTACAGATGTGCGTATTAATTCTGCTAATGCTTCAATGATAGTTGAGTATAATTCCACAGAAACTGAGAAAAAACCCATACAAACAGAACTAGTAAGTTGTATACAGAAAGCCGATAACATTAGAACAGGGGTGTCATTTTCCCCTGAGTCTCCGAAATCCATCGCAGAAAAAATCGAGAAACATGATCTTGTCAAAGCGGTTTCTCCTGATGTTGAGCAACCTAAAAATGATATTTCTAGGCTAATGAGTAAATCTTTGGGAATCCAGATGCCCAAAGAATCGTTGACAGAAATTGATCAATTTCCCTTTAATGTTGATTTAGCACGGAAAGTGTTTGAGATCGGGATTCCTGCACCATACATACTACAACCCCTGAATGCTGAACTAGACAAGTTTGAAGCAGAAAACGAAAAGAACACAGATTTACAGCAGATAAAAGTTAATTTTGAAGCCTTTTTTAAGGAGGGGGGGCTTTTAATCAAAGGCAAAGCCAATGGTAAGTTTAGAGAGACTTTGATTGTGAATCCTTTGACTCATAAAAAATATTACAGCCCTTGGATTTCAATTACTGCTGTGGGGTCAGCAGCACTTGATGTCAGCGTCGCAGATGAAACAATCAGCGTTAGTCTATCTAAACTTAGCGTGTCTGGGGCATCGGGTAAGTGGTACAGAAAATTAGTTAAATATGCTTTTGAATATATTTTCAAAAACAAAATTTTAGCTAGAATTAATGATGCTTTATCTAAAATTAATGGTGCAAAAATTCAGCAACTTTTCTTTGAGTTAAAAGGAGATGAAAAATTACGTAAATCTGCTCAAGAGCTAGGTTTAACTGAAGAAAAACTAGATGAGTTATTGAAATTAGTTGAGGTAAACGCCAGAGTATCTTCTGAACATTTATGGCTATATGTTCAACTTTAA